In one window of Nesterenkonia sandarakina DNA:
- a CDS encoding biotin transporter BioY: protein MFNRSQVASAPTRPASIAPASPSAAVRGISQMAMFAALIAVLGQLPAIPLAGGVPITLQTLGVMLAGAVLGPWRGAGAVMLLHALVAAGLPLLAQGSGGLGAFAGPSAGFALGWIPGAFLVGLITQASWPLRLWRTILGVTLGGIVVVYACGLPVLAFQMGLSLEQAALINLAFLPGDVLKAVIAVALTHSLARAYPTPFSHARRRRR from the coding sequence GTGTTCAACAGATCTCAGGTCGCCTCCGCGCCGACGCGCCCAGCCTCCATCGCGCCCGCCTCACCCAGTGCCGCCGTGCGTGGGATCAGCCAGATGGCCATGTTCGCCGCGCTCATCGCAGTGCTGGGACAGCTCCCCGCCATCCCCCTGGCCGGCGGCGTGCCCATCACCCTGCAGACGCTCGGGGTGATGCTCGCCGGCGCCGTGCTGGGCCCGTGGCGCGGAGCCGGGGCCGTCATGCTCCTGCACGCGCTCGTCGCCGCGGGTCTGCCGCTGCTCGCCCAGGGGTCTGGCGGGCTCGGGGCCTTCGCCGGACCCAGTGCCGGCTTCGCCCTGGGCTGGATCCCGGGGGCGTTCCTGGTGGGTCTGATCACTCAGGCGTCGTGGCCTCTGCGGCTCTGGCGCACCATCCTCGGCGTCACGCTCGGCGGGATCGTTGTGGTCTATGCCTGCGGACTGCCGGTGCTGGCGTTCCAGATGGGCCTGAGCCTGGAACAGGCCGCACTGATCAACCTGGCATTCCTGCCCGGCGACGTGCTGAAGGCCGTGATCGCCGTGGCGCTGACCCATTCGCTGGCTCGCGCCTACCCGACCCCGTTCAGCCACGCCCGGCGTCGCAGGCGGTGA
- a CDS encoding CbiQ family ECF transporter T component, with amino-acid sequence MIPLYRPGTSLLHRLPVGAKFLGIFLAALIASMFRESLGVLLVIWAASLLGFLLAGIGVRGLLAQLWRLKWLVVVLSVPQLIFLTPAETGYNVARVLAVVLLAALFTLTTATSEILASFERVLRPLDPLLRRLGLSAERISLALSLTIRSVPVILSFYAEIREAQRARGMRPTPRGTVLPLLVMSLRHAEETAEALAARGVR; translated from the coding sequence GTGATCCCGCTCTACCGACCCGGGACCTCGCTGCTGCACCGGCTGCCAGTGGGTGCGAAGTTCCTGGGGATCTTCCTGGCCGCACTCATCGCCTCGATGTTCCGGGAGAGCCTCGGCGTGCTGCTGGTCATCTGGGCCGCGAGCCTGCTGGGGTTTCTCCTCGCCGGGATCGGGGTTCGAGGGCTGCTCGCCCAGCTCTGGCGGCTGAAGTGGCTGGTGGTGGTGCTGAGCGTCCCGCAGCTGATCTTCCTGACTCCGGCGGAGACCGGCTACAACGTGGCGCGCGTGCTCGCCGTCGTGCTGCTGGCGGCGCTGTTCACGCTGACCACGGCGACGTCCGAGATCCTCGCCAGCTTCGAGCGGGTCCTGCGACCGCTGGATCCGTTGCTGCGCAGGCTGGGACTCAGCGCCGAACGGATCTCCTTGGCCCTGTCGCTGACGATCCGTTCGGTGCCGGTGATCCTGTCCTTCTACGCCGAGATCCGGGAGGCGCAGCGGGCCCGTGGAATGCGCCCGACGCCGCGCGGCACGGTGCTGCCGCTGCTGGTGATGAGCCTGCGCCACGCGGAGGAGACCGCCGAGGCGCTGGCTGCGCGCGGAGTCCGCTGA
- a CDS encoding cupin domain-containing protein, translating to MGSQNPGTGGPVQDQSSIPDPARAAHRSLPRSLPRFPGGTSLSHLCVYDWETSDGLHGGSPHLHTLSTEAYVVTSGRGEVHTISAAGPAVDELTAGSLLWFTPGTVHRLVNQDQLQMQVIMSNAGLPEAGDAVLTFPEEIVADPQRYREAVTLPAAGDEGARADAARARRDLAIDGYEQLLGRIQADGAEAMRRFHELAVALVRPRVGDWRQIWEDNVETETRRTKAQLQALGTGDGSHLREAAVIRGTPRPEPRLWGMCGRLQTWTGPEPESQG from the coding sequence ATGGGCAGCCAGAATCCAGGCACGGGCGGCCCGGTCCAGGACCAGAGCTCGATCCCTGATCCGGCCCGGGCGGCGCATCGGTCGCTGCCACGGTCGCTGCCTCGTTTTCCCGGCGGAACCTCGCTGAGCCACCTGTGCGTCTATGACTGGGAGACCTCCGACGGGCTGCACGGCGGCTCGCCGCACCTGCACACGCTCTCCACCGAGGCCTATGTGGTCACCTCCGGCCGAGGCGAGGTGCACACCATCAGCGCTGCCGGTCCGGCGGTGGACGAGCTCACCGCCGGTTCGCTGCTCTGGTTCACCCCGGGCACCGTGCACCGGCTGGTCAACCAGGACCAGCTGCAGATGCAGGTCATCATGTCCAACGCCGGGCTTCCCGAGGCAGGGGACGCGGTGCTGACCTTCCCCGAGGAGATCGTCGCCGATCCGCAGCGCTACCGAGAAGCGGTGACGCTGCCCGCCGCAGGTGACGAAGGCGCCCGTGCCGACGCCGCGCGGGCCCGCCGGGATCTGGCCATCGACGGCTACGAGCAGCTGCTGGGCAGGATCCAGGCCGACGGCGCCGAAGCCATGCGGCGTTTCCACGAGCTCGCGGTGGCTCTGGTCCGTCCCCGGGTGGGGGACTGGCGGCAGATCTGGGAGGACAACGTCGAGACCGAGACTCGGCGCACCAAGGCTCAGCTGCAGGCGCTGGGCACAGGCGATGGCAGTCATCTGCGCGAGGCCGCGGTCATCCGTGGGACACCTCGCCCGGAACCTCGGCTCTGGGGCATGTGCGGCCGGCTCCAGACCTGGACCGGACCGGAACCCGAGTCACAGGGCTGA
- a CDS encoding PmoA family protein, translated as MTTEQTTTTAAEAAAGTHAGVEAAQFEVTPGEKEIVVTAAGTEILRYVTHPDSPQEEAPKPYLYPLRFLDGGEASVRRPWDHRWHTGLQFTWSHVADQNFWGGPTFAAEDGYKMRGNLGRMDHKGFSATPSGGDEVVFDETLEWITSREEHWIDEHRVQRVHSLDTARGIWAIDLTTELTNVSGDTLPLGSPTTAGRPNAGYTGWFWRGPRSWSGCQVVNSAGAEGEENTMGQVADWVAFSSEHDDLDGGGTIMAFAGTSECAGTALPPIKWFTRSSIFAVASQSPAFDEEIHLPAGATLRLHHRFLFIARVLEPEERTRIGQEFTL; from the coding sequence ATGACCACCGAGCAGACCACCACGACTGCGGCAGAGGCCGCCGCCGGGACTCACGCAGGCGTCGAGGCCGCCCAGTTCGAGGTCACCCCCGGGGAGAAGGAGATCGTGGTCACCGCCGCAGGCACCGAGATCCTGCGCTACGTCACGCACCCTGACTCCCCGCAGGAGGAGGCCCCCAAGCCCTATCTGTATCCGCTGCGCTTCCTCGACGGCGGCGAGGCCTCCGTCCGTCGCCCCTGGGACCACCGCTGGCACACCGGGCTGCAGTTCACCTGGTCCCATGTGGCCGACCAGAACTTCTGGGGCGGGCCCACCTTCGCCGCCGAGGACGGCTATAAGATGCGCGGCAATCTGGGGCGCATGGACCACAAGGGATTCAGCGCCACTCCCAGCGGAGGCGACGAGGTCGTCTTCGACGAGACCCTGGAATGGATCACCTCCCGCGAGGAGCACTGGATCGACGAGCACCGGGTCCAGCGCGTGCACTCCCTGGACACCGCGCGCGGCATCTGGGCCATCGACCTGACCACCGAACTCACCAACGTCTCCGGGGACACGCTGCCGCTGGGCAGCCCGACGACGGCGGGGCGCCCCAATGCCGGATACACCGGCTGGTTCTGGCGCGGGCCCCGCTCCTGGAGCGGCTGCCAGGTGGTCAACTCGGCCGGGGCTGAGGGTGAGGAGAACACCATGGGCCAGGTGGCCGACTGGGTCGCCTTCTCCTCCGAGCACGATGACCTCGACGGCGGCGGCACCATCATGGCCTTCGCAGGCACCTCCGAATGCGCCGGAACCGCTCTGCCGCCGATCAAGTGGTTCACCCGCAGCTCGATCTTCGCCGTGGCCAGCCAGTCTCCTGCGTTCGACGAAGAGATCCATCTCCCGGCCGGGGCCACCCTGCGGCTGCACCACCGCTTCCTCTTCATCGCCCGGGTGTTGGAGCCCGAGGAGCGGACGCGGATCGGGCAGGAGTTCACGCTCTGA
- a CDS encoding Gfo/Idh/MocA family protein, whose protein sequence is MSEAAHSPTGPDRKIRAGLIGAGGIATIAHLPTLKAHQDRVEVVGIADLDPDRVGQVADEWGIAGRYRSAQELLDAESPDLLIICTPPSAHKDAAIAGLRAGAWVWCEKPPVLTLAEYDAVAAEEAEGGPYASYVYQHRFGSGAKTLKKQVAEATLGRPLVALCNTLWYRPHAYYDVPWRGKWATEGGGPAMGHGIHQIDLLLEVLGEWTEITAVAEKLDRDVETEDFSSAIVRFANGAIATVVTSVLSPREVSYLRFDFQDATVEVEHLYGYDNSSWRWTPAPHAAEDLATVDSWSPQENVPSSHRQQLAELLDSMEAKERPRASGEEGRRTLEFIAALYQSAETGKSVKRSELRNEGTYYTAMHDESHTYGKQG, encoded by the coding sequence ATGTCAGAGGCCGCACACTCACCGACCGGTCCGGATCGCAAGATCCGAGCCGGGCTCATCGGCGCGGGCGGGATCGCCACCATCGCCCATCTGCCCACGCTGAAGGCCCACCAGGACCGAGTGGAGGTCGTCGGCATCGCCGATCTGGATCCTGATCGGGTGGGTCAGGTCGCCGACGAGTGGGGGATCGCGGGACGCTACCGCTCCGCGCAGGAGCTGCTCGACGCAGAGTCCCCTGACCTGCTGATCATCTGCACCCCACCCTCGGCGCATAAGGACGCGGCCATCGCCGGCCTGCGGGCCGGTGCCTGGGTCTGGTGTGAGAAGCCACCGGTGCTCACCCTGGCTGAATACGACGCAGTCGCCGCCGAGGAGGCCGAGGGCGGCCCGTATGCGTCCTACGTCTACCAGCACCGCTTCGGCTCCGGGGCGAAGACGCTGAAGAAGCAGGTCGCCGAGGCCACTCTGGGCCGCCCACTGGTCGCGCTGTGCAACACCCTCTGGTACCGGCCCCATGCCTACTACGACGTGCCCTGGCGCGGGAAATGGGCTACCGAGGGTGGCGGCCCGGCGATGGGCCACGGGATCCACCAGATCGACCTGCTCCTGGAGGTGTTGGGGGAGTGGACCGAGATCACCGCGGTGGCCGAGAAGCTGGACCGGGATGTGGAGACCGAGGACTTCTCCTCCGCCATCGTGCGCTTCGCCAACGGTGCGATCGCCACCGTGGTGACGTCCGTGCTCTCCCCCCGAGAGGTCTCCTACCTGCGCTTCGACTTCCAGGACGCCACCGTGGAGGTCGAGCACCTCTACGGCTATGACAACAGCTCCTGGAGGTGGACCCCGGCACCGCATGCGGCTGAGGATCTGGCGACCGTGGACTCCTGGTCTCCGCAGGAGAACGTGCCCTCCTCGCACCGGCAGCAGCTGGCTGAGCTGCTGGACTCCATGGAGGCCAAGGAACGGCCGCGCGCCTCTGGGGAGGAAGGCCGCCGCACCCTGGAGTTCATCGCGGCGCTGTATCAGTCCGCGGAGACCGGGAAGAGCGTGAAGCGCTCCGAGCTGCGCAACGAGGGCACCTACTACACCGCCATGCACGACGAGTCCCACACCTATGGAAAGCAGGGCTGA
- a CDS encoding LacI family DNA-binding transcriptional regulator has product MTSRPPRAATLHEVAALAGVSHQTVSRFLHNRGPFKPATVERVEAAIKELNYRPNMIARSMRTRETGILAAILPSPVTAMPTPTLAAAAEVARGSGYFMEISVIEGPATDRARRAQELLDSGRLEGVLSLGSLPGMAEQARTSSTTALAILDQYDDKLRGIGPLADASVLREIMQTLADMGHRRFLHIQGPQEWSSARARREEYLRSIEVLGLESHGVRGGDWTTESGYSAISGLEEDSGVTAVIAANDYLALGAVRAAHDRGWQVPRRLSVTGWDDLATARYAIPSLSTVTVDRASQGRSAMQRLIALVRNEPAPQPQIPASRLILRESTGPAPELEPSGLQR; this is encoded by the coding sequence ATGACCAGCCGACCCCCGCGCGCGGCCACTCTGCACGAAGTGGCTGCCCTGGCCGGGGTCTCCCACCAGACGGTCTCCCGGTTCCTGCACAACCGGGGCCCGTTCAAGCCAGCCACGGTGGAGCGGGTCGAGGCGGCCATCAAGGAGCTGAACTACCGCCCGAACATGATCGCGCGCTCGATGCGCACCCGTGAGACCGGGATCCTGGCGGCGATCCTGCCCTCACCAGTCACCGCCATGCCGACACCCACCCTCGCGGCCGCCGCGGAGGTGGCCCGAGGCAGCGGCTATTTCATGGAGATCTCTGTGATCGAGGGGCCCGCGACGGACCGCGCCCGACGCGCCCAGGAACTCCTGGACTCCGGACGACTGGAGGGCGTGCTGTCTCTGGGGTCACTGCCCGGCATGGCGGAACAGGCACGCACCTCCTCGACGACGGCGCTGGCGATCCTTGATCAGTACGATGACAAGCTGCGCGGGATCGGTCCGCTGGCGGACGCCTCGGTGCTGCGGGAGATCATGCAGACCCTGGCTGACATGGGGCATCGTCGCTTCCTGCACATCCAGGGGCCGCAGGAATGGTCCTCCGCGCGTGCCCGGCGCGAGGAGTACCTGCGCAGCATCGAGGTCCTTGGGCTGGAGTCCCATGGGGTGCGAGGCGGCGATTGGACCACCGAGTCCGGCTACTCGGCGATCAGTGGACTGGAGGAGGACTCTGGGGTCACTGCCGTGATCGCCGCCAATGACTACCTCGCCCTCGGTGCGGTGCGGGCGGCCCATGACCGGGGGTGGCAGGTGCCCCGGCGCCTGAGCGTCACCGGCTGGGATGATCTGGCCACCGCACGGTATGCCATCCCGTCGCTGTCCACCGTGACCGTCGACCGGGCCTCCCAGGGACGCTCCGCGATGCAGCGGTTGATCGCCCTGGTGCGCAACGAGCCCGCGCCGCAGCCGCAGATCCCGGCGAGCCGGTTGATCCTGCGCGAGTCCACGGGCCCAGCTCCAGAACTGGAGCCATCCGGGCTCCAACGGTGA
- a CDS encoding NAD(P)/FAD-dependent oxidoreductase — MAIPQTLSAKPRVLIVGGGYVGLTTAQLLQKKVKAAGGIVTVVDPMPYMTYQPFLPEVVGGHIEARHAVVSHRRHLKDSEIITGKVTAVDHDGRTATVELSQGETVELPYQDIIMSAGATTKTFPIEGLAEHGIGLKTIEEALTLRNHVLERIEAASVMTDEKAKSRALTFTVVGGGFAGIETVAEMEDIIRAAVGANPRISQTDVRILMVEAMGRVMPEVTEDQAVGVVEHLRGRGIEVLLNTSLGSVVDGEMRLVNMKDKSEADRFESDTLVWTAGVAANVVAKNSGFPVDPRGRVTGTATLQIADEDGKVLQNAWTAGDISAIPDLSGGGLPDGTCVPNAQHASRQAKVLAKNLLAASYGQGQLSEYKHDSLGAVAGLGMFQGVGNPLKVKINGFPAWMAHRGYHALAIPTVERKIRVIGGWVNELVLGRDYTPVRDLENPYGQFQEAAGGVKKKEAAKG, encoded by the coding sequence GCGGCTATGTCGGTCTGACCACCGCGCAGCTGCTTCAGAAGAAGGTGAAGGCTGCCGGCGGGATCGTGACCGTCGTCGACCCGATGCCTTACATGACCTACCAGCCCTTCCTTCCCGAGGTCGTGGGCGGCCACATCGAGGCGCGCCACGCGGTCGTCTCGCATCGCCGTCACCTCAAGGACTCCGAGATCATCACCGGCAAGGTCACCGCCGTGGACCACGACGGCCGGACCGCCACGGTGGAGCTCTCCCAGGGTGAGACCGTGGAGCTTCCGTACCAGGACATCATCATGTCTGCCGGTGCCACCACCAAGACCTTCCCGATCGAGGGCCTCGCCGAGCACGGCATCGGCCTGAAGACCATCGAAGAGGCGCTGACTCTGCGCAACCACGTCCTGGAGCGCATCGAGGCCGCCTCGGTGATGACGGATGAGAAAGCCAAGTCCCGCGCCCTGACCTTCACCGTGGTCGGCGGCGGATTCGCCGGCATCGAGACCGTGGCCGAGATGGAAGACATCATCCGGGCCGCCGTGGGGGCCAACCCGCGCATCAGCCAGACCGATGTCCGCATCCTGATGGTCGAGGCCATGGGTCGGGTCATGCCCGAGGTCACCGAGGACCAGGCCGTCGGCGTCGTCGAGCACCTGCGCGGCCGCGGCATCGAGGTGCTGCTGAACACCTCGCTGGGCTCCGTCGTGGACGGCGAGATGCGCCTGGTCAACATGAAGGACAAGTCCGAGGCTGATCGATTCGAGTCCGACACCCTGGTGTGGACCGCAGGGGTGGCCGCCAACGTGGTGGCCAAGAACTCCGGCTTCCCGGTGGATCCGCGCGGCCGCGTCACCGGCACGGCCACGCTGCAGATCGCAGATGAAGACGGCAAGGTGCTGCAGAACGCCTGGACCGCCGGCGACATCTCCGCGATCCCGGACCTCAGCGGCGGCGGACTGCCCGACGGCACCTGCGTGCCGAACGCGCAGCACGCCTCCCGGCAGGCCAAGGTGCTGGCGAAGAACCTGCTGGCGGCCAGCTACGGCCAGGGCCAGCTCAGCGAGTACAAGCACGACTCCCTCGGAGCAGTCGCCGGTCTGGGCATGTTCCAGGGCGTGGGCAACCCGCTGAAGGTCAAGATCAACGGATTCCCCGCCTGGATGGCTCACCGCGGCTACCACGCACTGGCCATCCCCACCGTGGAGCGCAAGATCCGCGTGATCGGCGGCTGGGTCAACGAACTGGTGCTGGGCCGGGACTACACCCCGGTGCGCGACCTGGAGAACCCCTACGGCCAGTTCCAGGAGGCTGCCGGCGGCGTGAAGAAGAAGGAAGCCGCCAAGGGCTGA